A single Fibrobacter sp. DNA region contains:
- a CDS encoding tetratricopeptide repeat protein gives MNIRISAIALSLLIGYSFAADPRMEQGAIFEAKGNYEMALGEYRAMLAENPKNSEAYFAAAEVRVKMKDYSGALANYRLAYKFDPTMSAAYEGAAKVYEALGQKSKAADERAKDPKNRPVEEVAEVPVVAPIEASSVETPAAEPVKVAEAPKAEPKVEPAPVAEPKAEPAKVADPAPAKAAEPVKVAEPAPAKVAEAASAKKEEPKAAAPVAEEKALPIDPFERGKALFAEQNYAEAAKAWREVLKKTPGHAGAYFYAGLTRFEMGEMDKAEYNLKKGLEYKEEGNEANYYLSLIYQKNSKVDLEQKFLAAYLKKAGPAAKNRRNAEERLAAIKAAKAEADKAAAEEKAAAAEKTTETKTAEVPAKDKATQTAAKPAPQAAAPETQTAEAAPAEAPVEPSVQNANLLVTSGSLEAALQMYKTLLETEQNPEERYFTMLQMGNIYREMRDFHSAVTRYREVVQQFPDSDWATEAERALEDAVWLEKHAKELPKRKR, from the coding sequence ATGAATATTCGAATTTCTGCAATTGCTTTGTCTCTTTTGATTGGCTATTCCTTTGCCGCAGACCCTCGTATGGAACAGGGCGCAATTTTTGAGGCTAAGGGAAATTATGAAATGGCTTTGGGTGAATACCGTGCCATGCTGGCTGAAAATCCCAAGAACTCTGAAGCATACTTTGCTGCAGCTGAAGTCCGCGTGAAGATGAAGGACTATAGCGGTGCATTGGCCAACTACCGTTTGGCATACAAGTTTGATCCGACCATGAGCGCTGCCTATGAAGGTGCTGCCAAGGTCTATGAAGCACTGGGCCAGAAGTCCAAGGCTGCCGATGAACGCGCCAAGGATCCGAAGAACCGTCCGGTGGAAGAAGTGGCTGAAGTTCCTGTCGTTGCTCCCATTGAAGCATCCTCTGTGGAAACTCCTGCAGCAGAACCTGTGAAGGTTGCTGAAGCTCCGAAGGCCGAACCTAAGGTTGAACCGGCTCCCGTGGCCGAACCTAAGGCTGAACCTGCCAAGGTTGCAGATCCCGCTCCCGCAAAGGCTGCTGAACCTGTGAAGGTTGCAGAACCTGCACCGGCCAAGGTCGCCGAAGCTGCTTCTGCCAAGAAGGAAGAACCGAAGGCCGCAGCACCTGTTGCTGAAGAAAAGGCTCTTCCCATAGATCCCTTTGAAAGAGGCAAGGCTCTCTTCGCTGAACAGAATTATGCCGAAGCAGCCAAGGCTTGGCGCGAAGTCCTGAAGAAGACTCCGGGGCATGCTGGTGCTTACTTCTATGCTGGTCTTACCCGTTTTGAAATGGGTGAAATGGATAAGGCTGAATACAACTTGAAGAAGGGCTTGGAATACAAGGAAGAAGGCAACGAAGCCAACTACTACTTGTCCCTCATTTATCAGAAGAATTCCAAGGTGGACCTGGAACAGAAGTTCTTGGCTGCTTATCTGAAGAAGGCTGGTCCTGCCGCAAAGAACCGCAGAAATGCTGAAGAACGTTTGGCTGCTATCAAGGCTGCAAAGGCTGAAGCAGACAAGGCTGCCGCTGAAGAAAAGGCCGCTGCTGCAGAAAAGACTACGGAAACCAAGACCGCTGAAGTTCCTGCCAAGGACAAGGCTACTCAGACTGCAGCAAAACCTGCACCTCAGGCCGCCGCACCTGAAACACAGACTGCAGAAGCAGCTCCCGCCGAAGCTCCTGTAGAACCGTCTGTGCAGAACGCTAATTTGTTGGTAACCTCTGGCAGCCTGGAAGCCGCTCTCCAGATGTACAAGACTTTGTTGGAAACAGAACAGAATCCTGAAGAACGTTATTTCACCATGCTCCAGATGGGTAACATCTATCGTGAAATGCGAGACTTCCACAGCGCTGTTACTCGTTACCGCGAAGTGGTGCAGCAGTTCCCGGATTCCGACTGGGCAACTGAAGCAGAACGTGCCTTGGAAGACGCTGTATGGCTTGAAAAGCACGCTAAGGAACTGCCGAAGAGAAAGCGCTAG